In Bradyrhizobium lablabi, one DNA window encodes the following:
- a CDS encoding adenylate/guanylate cyclase domain-containing protein, translating to MTAFKENIKKLTLGIGVRQVRLACGLVLFAYLVSHFVNHALGNISMEALATGVYYHVLFWRFPPVAIMFYGAALVHTGLGIWALYQRREFRWKAMEPLQLVLGLSIPMLIISHIVGVRLGQSLFDHEKLYPQELYAFWVARTYRIWLMTTVLIIAWIHGCIGLYFWLRMKAFFKRAAPFLLAAAVLIPTLALLGFYQGGRSVVADSDDPDWRIINLSRQKVGTTAQQAVLDKITDNLLIGYLALVGFVLLARGVRSLNERRAGMISLSYGNGRTVRVPKGLSVLEASLRYHVPHASVCGGRARCSTCRIRVIGDSSSLPQPSPREAFVLNRVGATDPSVRLACQLRPEADLSFFQLFMPQVISANSPGSHPQRIGQERYLVSMFVDMRGSTRLAENQLPFDTVFIVNRFLGAVSKAVIECGGQPNQFVGDGLLALFGLVADPRTACRQALKAAAMIAVNIDELNQFLSHDLREPIRFGIGIHGGEVIIGDIGYRDHMVFTALGDAVNVAARLQDMTKSLSCEAIVSEEIFITAGLSADLLPQQQVEIRGRSEPMIVRSIADTRTLSALVNDVESAAA from the coding sequence ATGACCGCGTTCAAGGAAAACATCAAAAAACTCACCCTCGGCATCGGTGTCCGGCAGGTCCGTTTGGCTTGCGGGCTCGTGCTGTTTGCCTATCTGGTCAGCCATTTCGTCAACCACGCGCTCGGCAATATCTCGATGGAGGCGCTGGCCACCGGCGTCTATTACCACGTCCTGTTCTGGCGGTTTCCTCCGGTGGCGATCATGTTCTACGGCGCGGCGCTGGTGCACACCGGCCTCGGGATCTGGGCGCTCTACCAGCGCCGGGAATTTCGCTGGAAGGCGATGGAGCCGCTGCAGCTCGTGCTCGGCTTGAGCATCCCCATGCTGATCATCTCCCACATCGTCGGCGTGCGGCTCGGCCAGTCTCTGTTCGATCATGAAAAACTCTATCCGCAGGAGCTTTACGCGTTCTGGGTCGCGCGTACCTACCGGATCTGGCTGATGACCACGGTCCTCATCATCGCCTGGATACATGGCTGCATCGGTCTTTATTTCTGGCTTCGCATGAAGGCGTTCTTCAAGCGCGCGGCGCCGTTTCTGCTGGCCGCCGCGGTGCTGATTCCGACACTTGCCTTATTGGGCTTTTATCAGGGCGGACGCAGCGTCGTTGCCGACAGCGACGATCCGGACTGGCGGATCATCAATCTTTCGCGGCAAAAGGTCGGGACCACAGCCCAGCAGGCCGTGCTCGATAAGATCACCGACAATCTGCTGATCGGGTACCTCGCTCTGGTGGGCTTTGTCCTGTTGGCAAGAGGCGTGCGTTCGCTGAACGAGCGCCGCGCCGGCATGATCAGCCTGTCATATGGCAATGGCCGGACGGTTCGGGTGCCCAAGGGGCTCAGCGTGCTCGAGGCAAGCCTGCGCTATCATGTGCCGCATGCCAGCGTCTGCGGCGGCCGCGCCCGCTGCTCGACCTGCCGCATTCGCGTGATCGGCGATTCCAGCTCGCTGCCGCAGCCGTCGCCGCGCGAGGCGTTCGTGCTCAACCGCGTCGGCGCTACCGACCCGTCGGTGCGCCTCGCCTGCCAGCTCAGGCCGGAGGCCGATCTCTCCTTCTTCCAGCTCTTCATGCCGCAGGTAATATCGGCGAATTCGCCCGGCTCGCATCCACAGCGGATCGGCCAGGAGCGCTATCTGGTCAGCATGTTCGTGGACATGCGCGGCTCGACCCGGCTCGCCGAAAACCAATTGCCGTTCGATACCGTCTTCATCGTCAACCGCTTTCTCGGCGCAGTGTCGAAGGCTGTGATCGAATGCGGCGGCCAGCCGAACCAATTCGTTGGTGACGGGCTATTGGCGCTGTTCGGGCTTGTGGCCGACCCGCGCACCGCCTGTCGCCAGGCGCTGAAGGCGGCGGCGATGATTGCCGTCAATATCGACGAGCTCAATCAATTCCTGAGCCACGACCTGCGCGAGCCGATCCGCTTCGGCATCGGCATTCACGGCGGCGAAGTGATCATCGGCGACATCGGCTACCGCGACCACATGGTGTTCACCGCGCTCGGCGACGCCGTCAATGTCGCAGCAAGGCTGCAGGACATGACCAAGAGTCTTTCCTGCGAAGCGATCGTCTCGGAAGAGATTTTTATCACTGCAGGTTTGTCGGCCGATTTGTTGCCGCAGCAGCAAGTCGAGATTCGCGGACGCAGCGAGCCGATGATCGTGCGCTCGATCGCCGACACCAGGACATTGTCGGCGTTGGTTAACGATGTGGAAAGCGCCGCGGCCTAG
- a CDS encoding YcjF family protein encodes MSERTPHRKPATFKLDDPGVVVIDPDDASRPARGTIHVTPEADPALLPVPLEAPMVPARRGFRWGTLFWAATGGLILLGLGLGVTRLIEDLFARSEGLGFIGLGFAAAAALAFVVVVAREALGLARLATIEKLHLRASAVLANDDRAESRAIVGDLIKLAHQNPHLARARATLQNHADDIIDGADMIRLAERELMTPLDQEARRLVSSAAQRVSIVTAVSPRALIDVLFVFAASLRLIRQLARLYGGRPGALGMIALMRHVIAHVAITGGMAASDSLVQQVLGHGLAAKLSQRLGEGVLNGLLTARLGLAAIDVTRPLPFTALPRPVLTDLAKDLLRKRGGEE; translated from the coding sequence ATGAGCGAGCGCACGCCGCACCGAAAGCCTGCGACCTTCAAGCTCGACGATCCCGGCGTGGTCGTGATCGATCCGGATGATGCGAGCCGCCCCGCGCGCGGCACCATCCACGTCACGCCGGAAGCCGATCCCGCGCTGCTGCCGGTCCCGCTCGAGGCGCCGATGGTCCCGGCGCGGCGAGGCTTTCGCTGGGGCACGCTGTTCTGGGCCGCGACCGGCGGTCTCATTTTGCTCGGTCTCGGCCTCGGCGTCACCCGCCTGATCGAAGATCTGTTTGCGCGCAGCGAAGGCCTCGGATTTATCGGGTTGGGTTTTGCCGCTGCCGCCGCGCTGGCGTTTGTCGTTGTTGTCGCGCGCGAAGCGCTCGGGCTTGCACGGCTTGCCACCATCGAAAAACTGCATCTCCGCGCGAGCGCGGTGCTTGCAAATGACGATCGCGCGGAAAGCCGGGCCATCGTGGGGGATCTCATAAAACTCGCGCACCAAAACCCGCATCTGGCGCGGGCCCGCGCCACATTGCAAAACCACGCCGACGACATCATCGACGGCGCCGACATGATCCGGTTAGCGGAGCGCGAATTGATGACGCCGCTCGATCAGGAGGCGCGACGGCTGGTGTCTTCAGCAGCGCAACGCGTCTCGATCGTCACCGCCGTCAGTCCGCGCGCCCTGATCGACGTTCTCTTCGTGTTCGCCGCATCGTTACGCCTGATCCGCCAATTGGCGCGGCTCTACGGCGGACGGCCGGGCGCGCTCGGCATGATCGCCCTGATGCGTCACGTCATCGCCCATGTCGCAATCACCGGCGGCATGGCGGCGAGCGACAGCCTGGTGCAGCAGGTGCTCGGCCATGGGCTGGCGGCAAAACTGTCGCAGCGATTAGGCGAAGGCGTGCTCAACGGACTTTTGACCGCGCGGCTCGGGTTAGCCGCCATCGACGTCACGCGACCGCTGCCGTTCACTGCACTGCCGCGGCCGGTGCTTACCGATCTCGCGAAGGACCTCTTGCGCAAGCGCGGCGGCGAGGAATAG
- a CDS encoding OpgC domain-containing protein: MDIKAILAARGRDPRLYLFLGLANWFIFVDHIPHNVVNLFTIRNFGFSGAAEIFIFIAGYAMSIVYARIMMERGFIVGGTRLFKRVGHLYAAYIVLFVIYVVTITHVAAQYAAPDIITEFNVTGLVDHPVRTLIHGLFLESKPLNLDVLQLYIILMACLPPVLGMMLLWPDLTLAASIALYLAARTFDWNLPSFPDGNWSFNPFCWQLLFVLGSWLALGGLEKCRAILKWPTLLYLGIAYLTFAFVMTMAGRFPEFGSMLPAWLVDAFNPSDKTNLAPYRLLHFIVLAFIVTRLVAKDWVGLQWKILAPIIKCGEESLAVFCAGVFLSFVGHLALTISSDSVPAQILVSAAGIAIMTLIAYYISWSKRQDEPSEVRRRVASNDADDETATTNSIAGPPLAGPQSEPGTARARDLVKL, translated from the coding sequence ATGGATATCAAAGCTATTCTCGCCGCGCGCGGTCGCGATCCGCGGCTCTATCTTTTTCTGGGGCTGGCGAACTGGTTCATCTTCGTCGATCACATTCCCCACAATGTCGTGAACCTGTTCACGATCCGGAATTTTGGATTCAGCGGCGCCGCGGAGATCTTCATCTTCATCGCCGGCTATGCGATGTCGATCGTCTACGCACGGATCATGATGGAACGCGGCTTCATTGTCGGTGGGACCCGGCTGTTCAAACGCGTCGGGCACCTCTATGCCGCCTACATCGTGCTGTTCGTGATTTACGTCGTGACCATCACCCACGTCGCCGCACAATATGCCGCGCCCGACATCATCACCGAATTCAATGTCACCGGCCTGGTCGATCATCCGGTCCGGACCTTGATCCACGGGTTGTTCCTGGAATCCAAGCCGCTCAACCTCGACGTCCTGCAGCTATATATCATCTTGATGGCGTGCCTCCCCCCGGTGCTTGGGATGATGCTGCTTTGGCCCGACCTGACGCTGGCCGCGTCGATAGCGCTCTATCTCGCCGCAAGGACGTTCGATTGGAATCTGCCGTCGTTTCCCGATGGCAACTGGTCCTTCAACCCGTTCTGCTGGCAATTGCTGTTCGTGCTGGGCAGCTGGCTCGCGCTCGGCGGGCTGGAAAAATGCCGCGCTATTCTCAAGTGGCCGACCCTGCTTTATCTCGGGATTGCTTACCTCACCTTTGCCTTCGTGATGACAATGGCGGGGCGATTTCCGGAATTCGGCAGCATGTTGCCGGCGTGGCTCGTCGACGCGTTCAATCCCAGTGACAAGACCAATCTCGCCCCCTATCGGCTTTTGCATTTTATCGTGCTCGCGTTCATCGTGACGCGATTGGTGGCGAAGGACTGGGTTGGGCTGCAATGGAAAATCCTCGCGCCCATCATCAAATGCGGCGAAGAGTCGCTCGCGGTATTTTGCGCCGGCGTGTTCCTGTCGTTTGTCGGCCATTTGGCGCTGACGATAAGTTCGGACTCCGTGCCGGCGCAGATTTTGGTCAGCGCGGCGGGCATCGCGATCATGACGCTGATCGCCTATTACATCTCATGGTCGAAGCGGCAGGACGAGCCGTCCGAAGTCCGGCGCCGCGTGGCATCAAACGATGCCGATGACGAAACCGCGACGACAAATTCGATCGCAGGTCCGCCTCTCGCGGGCCCGCAATCGGAGCCCGGGACGGCCCGTGCTCGCGACCTGGTAAAATTGTAA
- a CDS encoding glycosyltransferase family 39 protein has protein sequence MTVMRVIYACAIDLRTDEAYYWTWSKENVLSFLDHPPMIAWFIRFGTAIFGDTNFGVRFAGIVAMLVTQLLLADIVRRVTHDFRAIVLALLMPEAALYYGLLMAKVSPDVALIPFAVAMVWALVRLAESGDGRWWLAAGVFAGLSLLSKLTATMLLPAVAAFLLVPHWRRRWLASPYPWAAVLIALALFLPVLIWNAGHDWASFRFQLVRATANHELSLRTLGDFIGLQFGLVGFVLLPVVLSGLALTAWRGYRRGNAVAILLSTAVIVPFAYFFWKSLTLRVGDTWPMFMWPIGFAAAAINIAMLPREGFPKWMIRSTIFWANTAVVSGIAFVVLVFLYYVVSPFNFIGRADPAGGEAGFGQVAERAQAQLQKTGASWIATTDYRTYSMLRWYFGGRVPVIQINERERFSGFRDPGMTSIAGHTGLYVGREPDDTSPLWASINAVREPLERVDRSWRGIVMDTYALEKLTGWTPELAPPENSPLYRARVLAGEVRLPLRVGAREAVAQPYFGCDEMAHERSVLFLTRSIQSSFSAKH, from the coding sequence ATGACGGTAATGCGGGTGATCTACGCCTGCGCGATCGATCTGCGCACCGACGAGGCGTATTACTGGACCTGGTCGAAGGAGAACGTGCTCTCCTTCCTCGATCATCCGCCGATGATCGCCTGGTTCATCCGTTTCGGCACCGCGATCTTCGGCGACACCAATTTCGGCGTGCGATTTGCCGGCATCGTTGCGATGCTGGTCACGCAACTATTGCTTGCCGATATCGTCCGGCGCGTGACGCATGATTTTCGCGCCATCGTGCTCGCGCTCTTGATGCCGGAGGCAGCACTTTACTACGGGCTCTTGATGGCAAAAGTCTCGCCCGACGTGGCGCTGATCCCGTTCGCGGTGGCGATGGTATGGGCGCTGGTCCGGCTCGCCGAAAGCGGCGACGGCCGCTGGTGGCTCGCCGCCGGCGTATTCGCCGGGCTTTCGCTGTTGTCAAAGCTCACCGCGACGATGTTGCTTCCGGCGGTCGCGGCCTTCCTGCTGGTGCCGCACTGGCGCCGGCGCTGGCTCGCCAGTCCCTATCCATGGGCGGCGGTGCTGATCGCTCTGGCGCTGTTCCTGCCGGTCCTGATCTGGAATGCCGGGCACGACTGGGCCTCGTTCCGATTCCAGTTGGTGCGCGCAACCGCGAACCATGAGCTATCGCTGCGCACACTCGGCGATTTCATCGGCCTGCAATTCGGCCTGGTCGGATTCGTCCTGCTGCCGGTCGTGCTGTCGGGCCTCGCATTGACGGCGTGGCGCGGTTATCGCCGCGGCAATGCGGTTGCCATCCTGCTATCGACCGCCGTGATTGTTCCCTTTGCCTATTTCTTCTGGAAATCGCTGACGCTGCGGGTCGGCGATACCTGGCCGATGTTCATGTGGCCGATCGGATTTGCCGCCGCCGCCATCAACATCGCGATGCTGCCGCGCGAAGGTTTTCCGAAATGGATGATCAGATCGACGATCTTCTGGGCCAACACGGCCGTGGTTTCCGGTATTGCCTTCGTCGTTCTGGTCTTTCTCTATTACGTCGTCAGCCCCTTTAATTTCATTGGCAGGGCCGATCCGGCCGGCGGCGAGGCGGGTTTTGGCCAAGTCGCGGAGCGCGCGCAGGCCCAACTGCAGAAGACCGGCGCGAGCTGGATCGCGACCACGGACTACCGGACCTATTCGATGCTGCGCTGGTATTTTGGTGGCCGCGTGCCGGTGATCCAGATCAACGAGCGCGAGCGGTTTTCCGGATTTCGCGACCCCGGCATGACGTCGATCGCAGGCCACACCGGGCTCTATGTCGGGCGCGAACCCGATGATACCAGCCCCTTATGGGCGTCGATCAACGCGGTCCGGGAGCCGCTGGAACGCGTCGACCGCAGCTGGCGCGGCATCGTGATGGATACCTACGCGCTGGAAAAGCTGACCGGCTGGACGCCGGAGCTCGCGCCGCCAGAGAACTCGCCGCTCTATCGCGCGCGCGTGCTGGCGGGCGAGGTTCGACTGCCATTGCGCGTCGGTGCCAGGGAGGCGGTTGCCCAGCCGTACTTCGGCTGTGACGAAATGGCACATGAGCGTTCCGTCTTATTTTTGACCCGTTCCATTCAGAGCTCGTTCAGTGCCAAGCATTGA
- a CDS encoding caspase family protein, with amino-acid sequence MKHQRDFVLALFSVLVFASLAFASAQAAETRVALVIGNANYPSGALPTPANDAGLIAQTLQAAGFDVTGVRDLDQDSLRKTFRDFIAKVSAAGPDTVAFIYLSGYGLQLEGENYFVPTDANIARDVNVSSEALRLSDYTRPLAALGIKASIVVLDGARASPFAKSGPPLAGGLAIVEPEQGTLIAFNAAPGTVAQNEAGPYSSYAQALAEMMREGGLPVTDLFNRVRLRVNEITKGAQVPWNASNLQAPFYFFERAPDAPPPQVSAEQTSSIRSKPIRDFDAREAYLAALDRDNLQDYENFLVAYPRDPMARRVRAIIAARREAITWRRSRNVDTPPAYWSYLRRYPRGFHADDARRRLAYLTAAFEPPPRFEIITYDVPPPPPEEVIYVERPVLIFDDPDFGFEPPPPPPVFFLPPRPVYFIDLAPPPPAIYAYVLPVPAYAPVPVYINTPDYVAPPPNNVIYNNIHNTVVVNNTTNTVVITNPSGQSQTFSPSPQSPATQTQPAPATKSSPSNAGIVGAGIAGVGAAALLAPSVPPSLAQKVVPVQNTSPTGTPTPGQPQPSPTPTASPTPTPTASPAPGQKQVVPDTKAGQPLPTPTPTASPAPAQKQIVPETKAGQPLPMPTPTGSPAPAQKQIVPETKAGQPLPTPTPTASPAPAQKQVVPETKAGQPLPTPTPTASPAPGQKQIVPETKAGQPLPTPTPTASPAPGQKQVVPETKAGQPLPMPTPTASPAPGQKQVVPETKAGQPLPTPTPTASPAPAQKQIVPETKAGQPLPTPTPTASPAPAQKQIVPETKAGQPLPTPTPTASPGPAQKQIVPETKAGQPLPTPTPTASPAPAQKQIVPETKAGQPLPTPTPTASPAPAQKQIVPETKAGQPLPTPTPTASPAPAQKQIVPETKGGQPLPPVTQPKAPAVAPPTAPPSPPAVHPAPPPPPPPPPAARPAPPPPPPPPPPAARPAPPPPPPPPPAARPAPPPPPPPPPPAARPAPPPPPPPPPAARPAPPPPPPPPPAARPAPPPPPPPPPPAARPAPPPPPPPPPPAAARPAPPPPAAAKPCTLPNGQPCPPPK; translated from the coding sequence ATGAAGCATCAACGCGATTTCGTATTGGCCTTATTCTCGGTGCTTGTTTTCGCAAGTTTGGCCTTTGCCAGCGCCCAGGCTGCGGAGACGCGTGTCGCACTGGTCATCGGCAACGCGAATTATCCGTCCGGCGCCCTTCCGACACCTGCCAATGATGCCGGTTTGATCGCGCAAACGCTTCAGGCCGCCGGTTTCGATGTGACCGGAGTTCGCGACCTTGATCAGGATTCGCTGCGGAAGACGTTCCGGGATTTCATCGCCAAGGTATCTGCGGCCGGCCCCGACACGGTGGCATTCATCTACCTCAGCGGTTACGGATTGCAACTGGAAGGCGAAAACTATTTCGTGCCGACGGACGCCAACATCGCACGCGATGTGAATGTCTCGTCCGAGGCCTTGCGCCTTTCGGACTATACCAGACCGCTTGCAGCGCTCGGCATCAAAGCCAGCATTGTCGTTCTTGACGGGGCTCGCGCCAGCCCGTTTGCCAAGTCCGGCCCCCCGCTTGCAGGCGGCTTGGCGATCGTCGAGCCGGAGCAGGGGACCTTGATCGCCTTCAACGCTGCGCCAGGAACGGTGGCGCAGAACGAGGCCGGTCCGTATTCATCTTATGCGCAGGCGCTTGCCGAGATGATGCGCGAGGGCGGCCTTCCGGTGACGGACCTGTTCAACCGGGTTCGTCTTCGGGTGAACGAGATCACCAAAGGCGCGCAAGTGCCATGGAACGCTTCAAACCTGCAAGCGCCGTTCTACTTTTTTGAGCGGGCACCGGATGCGCCGCCGCCCCAGGTTTCGGCCGAACAGACGTCATCGATCCGATCGAAGCCGATCCGTGATTTTGACGCCCGCGAAGCCTATCTCGCAGCGCTCGATCGCGACAATCTGCAGGACTATGAAAACTTCCTCGTCGCCTATCCCCGTGATCCGATGGCGAGACGCGTGCGAGCCATTATTGCGGCCCGCCGCGAGGCCATCACGTGGCGGCGCAGCCGCAACGTCGACACGCCACCCGCCTACTGGTCGTATTTGCGTCGTTATCCCCGCGGCTTCCATGCCGACGACGCGCGGCGTCGGCTGGCATATTTGACGGCTGCTTTCGAGCCGCCGCCGAGATTCGAAATCATCACCTACGATGTTCCGCCGCCGCCGCCGGAAGAGGTCATTTATGTCGAGCGGCCGGTGTTGATTTTCGACGACCCGGATTTTGGATTCGAACCTCCGCCGCCGCCACCGGTATTTTTCCTGCCGCCGCGGCCGGTCTACTTCATCGATCTGGCTCCGCCACCGCCGGCGATTTATGCCTACGTGCTTCCGGTTCCGGCTTATGCGCCGGTGCCGGTCTATATAAACACGCCAGACTACGTTGCGCCGCCGCCCAACAATGTCATCTACAACAACATCCACAACACGGTTGTCGTCAACAACACGACCAATACCGTTGTAATCACCAATCCGAGTGGGCAGAGCCAAACTTTCTCCCCTTCACCTCAGTCCCCTGCAACTCAGACGCAGCCTGCCCCCGCAACCAAGTCATCGCCTTCCAACGCCGGTATTGTCGGAGCCGGCATTGCCGGGGTCGGGGCTGCTGCTTTGCTGGCGCCCTCGGTTCCGCCGTCGCTCGCTCAAAAAGTGGTTCCGGTTCAGAACACGAGTCCGACAGGCACTCCAACTCCCGGTCAGCCGCAGCCTTCTCCCACGCCGACAGCATCGCCCACGCCTACGCCGACAGCATCGCCCGCGCCCGGGCAGAAGCAGGTCGTGCCCGATACCAAAGCCGGTCAGCCGCTGCCGACGCCTACGCCGACAGCATCGCCTGCGCCTGCGCAGAAGCAGATCGTGCCCGAAACCAAAGCCGGTCAGCCGCTGCCGATGCCTACGCCGACAGGATCGCCTGCGCCTGCGCAGAAGCAGATCGTGCCCGAAACCAAAGCGGGTCAGCCTCTGCCGACGCCTACGCCAACGGCATCGCCTGCGCCCGCGCAGAAGCAGGTCGTGCCCGAAACCAAAGCCGGTCAGCCGCTGCCGACACCTACGCCGACAGCATCGCCAGCGCCCGGGCAGAAGCAGATCGTGCCCGAAACCAAAGCCGGTCAGCCGCTGCCGACGCCTACGCCGACAGCATCGCCAGCGCCCGGGCAGAAGCAGGTCGTGCCCGAAACCAAAGCCGGTCAGCCGCTGCCGATGCCTACGCCGACAGCATCGCCAGCGCCCGGGCAGAAGCAGGTCGTGCCCGAAACCAAAGCCGGTCAGCCGCTGCCGACACCTACGCCGACAGCATCGCCTGCGCCCGCGCAGAAGCAGATCGTCCCCGAAACCAAAGCCGGTCAGCCGCTGCCGACACCTACGCCGACAGCATCGCCTGCGCCTGCGCAGAAGCAGATCGTGCCCGAAACCAAAGCCGGTCAGCCGCTGCCGACACCTACGCCGACAGCATCGCCTGGGCCTGCGCAGAAGCAGATCGTGCCCGAAACCAAAGCCGGTCAGCCGCTGCCGACGCCTACGCCGACAGCATCGCCTGCGCCTGCGCAGAAGCAGATCGTGCCCGAAACCAAAGCCGGTCAGCCGCTGCCGACGCCTACGCCGACAGCATCGCCTGCGCCTGCGCAGAAGCAGATCGTGCCCGAAACCAAAGCCGGTCAGCCGCTGCCGACACCTACGCCGACAGCATCGCCTGCGCCTGCGCAGAAGCAGATCGTCCCCGAAACCAAAGGCGGACAGCCGCTACCTCCGGTGACTCAGCCGAAGGCTCCCGCGGTCGCACCTCCGACGGCGCCGCCGTCACCTCCTGCTGTACATCCGGCGCCGCCACCGCCACCACCGCCGCCTCCGGCTGCGCGTCCGGCACCACCGCCACCGCCACCACCGCCGCCTCCGGCTGCGCGTCCGGCACCACCGCCACCGCCACCACCGCCTCCGGCTGCGCGTCCGGCACCACCGCCACCGCCGCCACCACCGCCTCCGGCTGCGCGTCCGGCACCGCCACCGCCACCACCGCCGCCTCCGGCTGCGCGTCCGGCACCACCGCCACCGCCACCACCGCCTCCGGCTGCGCGTCCGGCACCACCGCCACCGCCACCACCGCCGCCTCCGGCTGCGCGTCCGGCTCCGCCGCCGCCCCCACCACCGCCGCCTCCCGCTGCTGCGCGCCCAGCTCCGCCGCCTCCGGCGGCAGCAAAGCCGTGCACCCTTCCAAACGGTCAACCTTGCCCTCCGCCGAAATGA
- a CDS encoding cold-shock protein, protein MAKGTVKWFNATKGFGFIQPSTGGKDVFVHISAVEKAGLSTLNEGQTVEYEEVANRGKTSAENLKV, encoded by the coding sequence ATGGCTAAAGGTACTGTGAAGTGGTTCAACGCGACCAAGGGTTTTGGATTCATCCAGCCCTCCACTGGCGGCAAGGACGTTTTTGTTCATATTTCTGCGGTTGAGAAGGCGGGTCTTTCCACGCTCAACGAAGGACAGACGGTCGAATACGAAGAAGTTGCCAATCGCGGCAAGACCTCGGCCGAAAACCTCAAGGTTTGA